The window TTATAGATATTATAAAAGGTTTCATTTAAATATCTCCTTTATTTAACTTTTTCTGTATGAAAATATCTTTACTTTCATCTATACTACAAAAAAACACATCTTCTATAGTACTTATATTATTTTGCTTTAAAATATTTTTTAACCAAGATTCATCAAGTTTAAGGTATTTCAAATTTCCGTAATTTATTTTACCATCTATTATTAATGATGTAGGTAGCCCTTCATATACAGGTGATGCTTTAACATCTTCAACTGTAGGTGGTCTTTTATTTGATTTTGGAATAATACTCAAATCTCCGCTTGTTTCTAATATAGCGTATTCAATATCTTTAATTACAGGATAGTCTTTTATTCTTAATTGTTCTATTAAATCATTCATATTGATTCTAAGTCTTTTAAGCTCTTTATCATTTATAATTCCTTTGTTTATTAATATACTTGGTTTTCCGCATATGAATTTTCTTGCTTTTTCACTTTTTAAATTTATAAATGATATGCTTATTTGAACAAATAGTATTGTAAAGATAGCTATAATCCCATTGACTAAAGGTAGTTTAGTGTCTTCCATAGGAAGTGCTGCAAGTTCAGCTATCATCAATGTAACCACTAATTCAAAAGGCTGCATTTCTGATAACTCTCCTTTACCCATAATACGTACACTTATAAGTACAAATATATATAATATTAAAGTTCTAACTAGTATTATAATCATTTAAACTTATCTCCTTATTTAAATATTATATTAGATAGAATTTCCAATATATAAATATTTATACTTGATTTTAAATAAATACTTAAATTGTAAAGCTAAAAACCCTTCTACTTTAATTAAAGTAGAAGGGTTTTTTAGCTTTACATATATTTATTCAAGAAATTATTTTATTTGAATCTAAAATAAATATTATATTAAATTTGGTTTTGTAGAGTTTCCTCTAACATCAACATCAATTATATTTTCAACTATATCGTTTCTAAATCCAATAATATAATCAGTCATATTTGCACAAGAGCATGAATGGTTAGGTATTATTTGTATTTTATCTCCAATTTTTAAATCTGTCTCTGAAGTTATTCTTATTTTTCCTACTTCCTCTGATAAACCTATAATTTCTAATTCATTATGATCCTTAACCTTACCGAATCCATTTATAAGAGTACTTGCATGGGCTCCTTTATCTAATCCTAAGCATTTGCTACCAACGTCTATTATAAATAAATCATCTCTAGGGTTAGAAATTATAGTACCTAAAACTGTTAAAGAGCATTTACTTTCTTCACATACATTTAATGAAAGTTGAATATTATCATAGAATGGATAATTTCCAGGTCTTAAAATATTTATATTTGGATCAGTTACAACATCGAAGAATGTAGGTGTACTACCTGTTGCTACTATACTTATATCAAAAGAATCAGTAATTAGATTATCTTTAGCTATTTTTAATGATTCGCTTTCTTGCTTAGACACCTCAGAGATTTGTTCGCCTGATGAAACTCCATAAACCTGACCTGGGTGAGTACTAATCCCAATTAGTTTTAAATTAGAATATCTAGATATTTTTTTTGCTAGATTTATTGAATCATTAGGGGATACACCTAATCTATTTAAGCCGCAGTTGATTATAATTAGGTATTCCATAGTTAAATTTTCTTTTTTTAATTCATCATTGAAAAGTCTTGCGCCATCTTCTCCATCAAAGCTTATAATTACTCTAGACTTTTTTGCTAAATCAATAACTCTTCCAATATTTGCTTTAGAAACTATAGGATATGCTAAACAAATATTATCTAGTCCAGCATTCACGAAAGCTTCTGCTTCATCTATTGTTCCAACTAAAAAACCTTTTGCTCCATAATCTCTTTGAAGCTTTGCTATATATGTGCTTTTGTGAGTTTTAGTCATAGGCCAAAGTTCTTTGTTATTTTCATTACAAAGTCTCTGGATATTTTTTAGATTTGTTTCTAAAGTATCTAAATTTAATAAAAAACTAGGTGTTTGTAATTCGTAAATATTCATTTTTATTCCCCTTTCTATTATAAAGCTGAAATGCAGTTAAATATAATTAAATTTAATTAAAATATATTTAATATTTTAGCAATAAAATTTACTATAGTCAATGCTTTGAATTATGATATAATTTACATTATTAAAAAAAGAAGAGAAAGTAAGAAAAGGAGAATTATATGGATGATATAAATGTTGGTAAAAAAATATCTGAGTATAGAAAATCAAAGAATATAACTGCTGCCCAATTAGCTAAAATGGCTGGAGTAACACCTTCTTTATTGAGTCAAATTGAAAAGGGTACTGCTAATCCATCTATAAATACACTTAAAATAATTTCAAAATCCTTAGATATACCATTATTTACATTCTTCGTTACACAGGTAGAGACAGATCAGCTAATAGTAAGGTCTGATAAAAGAAAAAAGATGATATTTCCTCAAAATAACAATCTATCATATGAGTTATTATCACCAAATTTGAATGGAACAATTGAATTTGCTTTAATAACATTGACTACTGATTCTCAATCATCTAATGAAATTATGTCTCATGAAGGCGAAGAGGTTGCATATGTTATAACTGGAAAAGTAAATATACATTTAAATGAAGAAGTAATTATATTAAATGAAGGTGATAGTATAAAAATACTCCCACATATGAAGCATAAATGGGAAAATCCATACGACAAGGATGCAAGAGTTATATTTGCAATAACACCTCCATCGTTTTAAAAAATATAGATGGATAAATTTATAGTTTCAGAATTTTAATTAAATGAACTATAGTAAGGTTTAATTTAAAGAAGAGAATGCAACTTATTCTCTTCTTTTTTTTATCTAATTTTGATATAATAAAATTTGAAGCAAAAAAGTTAAATATAACAAGCTTTGAAGTAGTTAAGGAGGAATTATTTTGGGTAAAAGAAAACAAGTACATGTTCCCATGGAAAAAATAAAAGAACAGGATAAATATATAGAGGTTATAAAATCTCAAAATGATAGATATTTTGAAATGACTGGAAAGAGAAAAAAACATCTTACTGTAACATATGGTTGTCCAGTGGTTTGAGTAAACAGGATTTCTTTCACCCATTGATTCTACTGGTTTTGAGCATGAATTCAAAATAAGCCTTAAATATAAATAAAAAGCCCTAAAAGGGCTTTTTTAGTCTCTATATATAAAATTATGAGTTAATCCATTTTTAAAACAAATACCAGCTACTTTTCTATCATCAATAATTACTTTATCAATAACAGTATTCATAAAGTCTTTTATTAGCTGCTTATCTATAACCATAGACATATTTCTGTAGTCGATAAACTTCTTATTCAAAAGCTCATTTTGAATCATAAAATGACTAGCTTTTTGTAAAAAGGATATATCGTTATATGCTACATGGTTATTGTTTTGCTCATGCAGGCTATGGATCTTATTATTTATATCATCTATTTTACTTTTTAAATTATGCTTTTGAACTAAAAAGTCTTTTTCTGGCATAGATTCTTCTGAGAATAGATAAAGATTTTGGAGCCTTTCAATAGCTCTTTCATATTTCTCTTTTTCTTTTCCCAGTACTTCTAATTCTGAAATGTTTTCCTTTGACTTAGTTTTAGCAGGTGGATTCATCAAAATATTATCAGTAGTGTAAAGAATTGATATATAAGCACTCTCAAGGTCTTTTGTATTTATCCCAACAACGTCCTTAAATGTCTTACCAGATAGAAGTATTTTTTCAAAATCTTTTAGATTATTTTTCTTAGTTAATGTCTGCTGAGCTTTTAGAAAATTAGAAATATAGTTTATAACAAAAGGACCCATTGTTATTTCACTAATCATTCCAACTTCACATCCTAGAGCTCTTGTTTTGCCTTGACAACGGAAAATAGAAGGTCTGTAACCATCTTTTCTAGCTAAATCTAAACTAGCAATAAAACCACGGCCACACTGCTTGCACTCAAGAAGACCACTAAAAGGATGCACGTGAGAGTTCCTTCTAAGGGAAGATGTATTTCTAGCAGCATTAGAATTCATTATTTTATTGCAATGTTCCCATTGTTCCTTTGGAATAATAGCTTCGTGATTATCATCGACGATTATCCATTCCTTTTCATCCTTAATAGCTCCTCTAGCAGCCTCTCTGTAATTATATCTATAAGTACCTTTATAGAATGGGTTTCTAATGATATCCACTACAGTTTTACTTGTCCAAGTTCCTCCTCGCTTTGTCTTAACATTATCGCTATTAAGCACTTTTGATACTTTAAAAGCAGATTTCACTTCTGTATATTTATCATAAATCAATTGCACAACTTTAGCCTCATCCGGATCGGGGATAGGGAATTTCTTTTCATCATCCCATTTATATCCCAAAGGACATTGAGCTCCATTCCAAAGGCCTTTCTCGGCCCTTGAAAGCATAATCGAAGATACTCTCTCTCCTGTGAGTTTTCTTTCAAGCTCTGCGAAAACTAATATTATTTTAAGCATAGCTTCTCCCATAGCCGAAGATGTATCGAATTGCTCATTCTTACTTATAAAAGTAACACCATATTTTTTTACTTCATCATACATCTCAGTAAAATCTCTAAGGTTTCTTGAGACTCTATCTATTTTCCAAACTAAAATATGTGTAAATTCCTTTTTTCTAACTCTTCTCATCATATCTTGAAAAGCTGGTCTATCAGTATTTTTGCCAGAATACCCGGCGTCTTGGAATACTTCATAATCATCTATTCCTAATAGATACTTTGAGTAGTTTATAAGCTCTTTTCTCTGAAAAGGAAGAGAATCTTTATCTACCTGGTGAGACGTCGAAACCCTAACATATAGAGCTGCTTTTTTATTTGCTACATTATCATTCATACAAAGCCTCCTATTCTAGCTATATATAAATTATAGCATAAGAAAAAATAGATATTCAGTTATTCAAAATTAAGTTTTATCAATTGGATTATGTCTGCATCCGTTCCATATATATATTTTAATTCTCTTCCAAAAAGCCAATCTATAGAAACACCTAATTTATTTGCTATATTTACAATAATCTCTGGTCCAGGACAAGTTACTCCTCTTTCATAGTCTTGGTACGTTCTTAGGGGAATATTTAAAAAAGTTGCAAATTTTTTTTGAGAAAGTTTTAGACTTATTCTAACGTATTTCAATCTATTTCCTAAATTTTCTATCATTTTCGACACCTCTCGATATATTATTATACATCAAAATACGCAGTAATTTGCGTATGTTTTTTTGAACTTTGAGTAGTTTTCAATGATAGAATGTAAAAAAATACGCAATATCTTGCATGTTTAAAATAAGTATTTGCAAGGGTTTGACAGGTTGGGAGTAGGTGAGTATACTATAATCATTGAGTCGACTTAGTAATTTTTACCATACAGAAGGGGAGAGGGATATGGAAACAATATGTAAAGAATTAAAAAATATTAATGCATGTAAAAAAACAGGTAATATGAGAACTACCGAAAAAATAAGAATAGATATAAATTACATAGATGAGATTAAATTAGGAAAAGGGTTATGTATTAATGAAAATTACAAAATAAATATAGAAAAATCCGTTTAAAAACTAGCTACTCAAAATGAGTGGCTTTTTGTATTTTTTTGATAAATAATGGTATAATTATTAAATGATGTATAATATGTAAAAATATTAGTTTCATACATATTATCAAGTACATACATTAAAAAAGATACAAATAATTTTAGGAGGTGCAGTATGGTATTTATTATTTTAATATTACTAGGAGTAATATTTAATCTTAGGAAAAAAATCAAAAAGGAAGAAGAATTGAGGGGATCTATACTTCAAAAAGAAAATGAAGTTAAAAGCCTTAATCAAATAATAAGCGAAAAAACTAAACATCAGAATAGAATAACGGAAAACATCAAAGAAGAATCTAAGAGAAAACAAGAGATTACAAAAGAAATCGTTGAGATGTTGCGTAGTAAAGATCAATATAACGCATATCAGAATTTAGAAAAAGAATTAACTACATTTGAGGTGGGTTTATACAATAAAGAATTTGATTTTGAGCTTTCTGAAGAATATGCTATTAAGATAAAAGAAGTTGTTAATGATCAAAAGGAATTGATAAAAAATAATGAAGCTACAAAATCAAATAATGTTGTTTATACTGATGAACTAAAAAAATCAGAATCTAATAAATATTTTAATAATGTTAACAAGCTGGTTCTTAGAGCTTTTAATAATGAATGTGATGCAGCAATTTCAAAATTAAATCATAAGAATTTTGAGAATAGCAGAAAAAGAATAAATAGTTCATTTGAGCAAATCAACAAATTAGGTCAAATATTAGGGGTAACGATTAGCACAGCATATTTAAAACTTAAAGTTTTAGAATTAAAATTAAACTATGAATATTACTTGAAAAAGGAAGCAGAAAAAGAAGAACAACGTAGAATACGTGAGCAGATGGCTGAGGAAGCTAAAGTATTGAAGGAAATTGAAAAGACTCAAAAAGAAGCTCAAAAAGAACAAGATATGTATCAAAAAGCATTAGAAAAAGCTATGTTAAAACTTGAAAAGTCAAGTCAAGATGAGCAAAATAAACTAAATGCAGAAATTCAAGCTCTACAATTAAAATTAAAAGAAGCCGAAGAAAAAATGACTAGAGCAAAATCTATGGCAGAGCAAACTAAATCTGGTCACGTATACATAATTTCAAATATAGGTTCATTCGGAGAAAATATTTATAAAATTGGTATGACTAGACGATTAGTTCCAGAAGATAGAGTGAAAGAATTAAGTGATGCTTCTGTTCCATTTACATTTGACATACATGCTATGATCCATACAGATAATGCTCCTTCGCTTGAAAATGCACTTCATAAAGAATTTGAAGCTCGTAGAGTGAATAAAGTTAATTCTAGAAAAGAATTCTTTAATGTAAGTCTAGAAGAAATAGAAGAAGCAGTGCAAAAAATACATGGTGATTTTACGATTACTAAGTTAGCTGAAGCAGAAGAATATAGACAAACTCTAGAAATTGGTAAACAAAGAGAAGTAGCTATGGCATAAAGTTCCAATTGGTATTTATGCAATTCAGATAAATAAAAAATGACAACTATATTAATATGGTTGTCATTTTTTATTTCCTATTTCCTAGAACATCTATTATTTTTTTTATATCCTCTGGAGGTATTTCCTTATCAGCCATTTCTTTGGCTATTGTTAAATATTCTATTCCAATATCTCTTAACTCCTTAGGAAGCTTATCTCCTTCAACTCTGACTGTAGTAGGGTTGTTAGTTCTTCCTAAAAGGTAATCTATAGTCACATCGAATACATCGGCAATTTTTTTTAAAGTTTCTTCATCTGGAAATCTATCAGAATTTTCATAATAACCAATTACTCTATCAGAAATAGCAATCTTTTTTCCTAGTTCTTTTTGAGTCCAGTCCATTTCTTTTCTTAAGTCTCTTAATCTAACTCCAAACTGTAGATTAGAAGATTTATTTTTTGAATCATTTTTTCCTATAGACTGTTGTAAATCTTCTTGAGAAGTAGTATCAATATAACCTGCTATTTTCATTAAATATTCATAAGTAATATTATTATGGGCAGAATCAGCTAGCTTTTTTAAAACATCTGGCGATGGCGGACTATCAAGTCTCTTATTTAAATATTTAGAAATATAGGTTCTATTAACTCCACTAGCATTTGAATATTCTGTTGTTGTTCTATTTCCTATAGCCCTTTCAATCACTTCTTTAAATATATCTTTATCAAACATAAAATTCACTCCTTAAGTAGATTGTACCTTTATTTGTGAAAACTTTCAACAAATAGCTTTGTAAAACTTTTTCACGAATAAAACGTGAAAAAAGTTGACATACTATAAATACAGTGTTATTATAATAGTGTGAAAAAAATTAACAAAGGAGGTCAACCATTTTGAAGCCTAATGTAAAGAAATTAAAGCAATTAGTAGATAATAATTTTAATGGTAATAAATCAGCATTTGCAAATGAAATAGGGGTTGATAGAGGTCAAGTTTCTAAAATTCTTAAAGATGGAACATGTGCTGGTTCGCAGTTTTATGGAGGTTTATTTGTGTATTGTGAAAAAGAAAAACTAAATTTTAAAGAGTTTATTTTTTTACCAAATAACGTGAAAAAAATTAACAAAACCAATAGAACAGCCTAACTATAGTATCCCACATAGATGGTTACAAAAATAGTGGTAAGTGTTGGGAGGAGGTGACTTACGTGAATAAGCAAGAAAAGCAATTATTCCTTAAGTTTAAAGAAAGCCTTATACAAGAGATAAATCATTCAGAAAAATGCATCAATCAAAGCAAAGAAGATATTGAAGATACTTTATTTTGGACTGGAGCTAAAATGCAGGCTAAAGAAATACTAAACAACTTTAGTGAAATATTCAATTTAGAGGAGGTAAATTAATATGGATGATCTTCAGGAGAGAGTAAAAAAGATGTGGGCATATCTTAAAGAAAATGGCATCCATTCAGAAGAAGATCTTAATGTAGCAATAAAAAATATGCCAAAGCTAGATGTTGGTATATTCGTATCTCCGATTAAAGGAGGTGATAAAGGTGTATCTGATTACGAGTATAAAGCCAAATAAAGAGCTTGAAGTACTAAAAGGAGGGCTAGTCTTTAGCTGTAAAGCTAAAGATTTAGTTTCAAAACTTAAAGAAAAAGTAGCAGAAAGGGAAAAAGCCCTCCAGACTCGCAATCTAGAAGACTTAAACTAAAACACTTAAAAAAATTTACTTAACTAGATTATATCACAAAAACGAGGTGATGAAAATGAATTTAGAGCAACTAAAGATAATGATTAACCAAAAAAGATGGTCTTTAGAAGATACAGAAATGTATAGACTGTTAACTCTTAGTGTCCAAGCTATTGAGAAAATGGAAGATAAGCTTGGAAGTGAAAGTGAAGAAATAGAAATATTAGCTTAGGAGGAATAGATATGAATAATGAAATGCAAGTAATGCCAAGTGCAATGTCAATTATAGATACTGTGGATGTAACAGGAATAACAAATACAATTCAAAAAATAGGTAGGTTTCAAGCGGTTGTTCAGCAAACTTTAAAGTCAAATCATGACTACGGAACAATTCCAGGTACAAATAAACCTACTCTATTAAAACCAGGAGCTGAAAAAATTTTAATGCTAATGGGATTAACATCAGTGTATAACTTAACAGAAAAAGTTCAAGATTACGAAAAAGGATTCTTCGCCTACACAGTTAAATGCGAGCTCTACAAAGATAATCAGAAGATAACTGAAGGATTGGGACATTGTAACACTAAAGAGGACAAGTATAGATGGAAATGGGTTAAAGAAGCAGATGTTCCTAAGGAAGCAGATAAAGATTATTTAAAAAGTAAAACTGATCGATATGGAAACCTTAAATACAGAGTGGAAAATGAAGATCCATATACTCTAGCAAATACATGCTTAAAAATGGCTAAGAAGAGAGCTCAAATAGATGCAACTTTAACAGTAGCAAGTTTAT is drawn from Tepidibacter hydrothermalis and contains these coding sequences:
- a CDS encoding DUF421 domain-containing protein is translated as MIIILVRTLILYIFVLISVRIMGKGELSEMQPFELVVTLMIAELAALPMEDTKLPLVNGIIAIFTILFVQISISFINLKSEKARKFICGKPSILINKGIINDKELKRLRINMNDLIEQLRIKDYPVIKDIEYAILETSGDLSIIPKSNKRPPTVEDVKASPVYEGLPTSLIIDGKINYGNLKYLKLDESWLKNILKQNNISTIEDVFFCSIDESKDIFIQKKLNKGDI
- a CDS encoding alanine racemase — its product is MNIYELQTPSFLLNLDTLETNLKNIQRLCNENNKELWPMTKTHKSTYIAKLQRDYGAKGFLVGTIDEAEAFVNAGLDNICLAYPIVSKANIGRVIDLAKKSRVIISFDGEDGARLFNDELKKENLTMEYLIIINCGLNRLGVSPNDSINLAKKISRYSNLKLIGISTHPGQVYGVSSGEQISEVSKQESESLKIAKDNLITDSFDISIVATGSTPTFFDVVTDPNINILRPGNYPFYDNIQLSLNVCEESKCSLTVLGTIISNPRDDLFIIDVGSKCLGLDKGAHASTLINGFGKVKDHNELEIIGLSEEVGKIRITSETDLKIGDKIQIIPNHSCSCANMTDYIIGFRNDIVENIIDVDVRGNSTKPNLI
- a CDS encoding helix-turn-helix domain-containing protein, with the translated sequence MDDINVGKKISEYRKSKNITAAQLAKMAGVTPSLLSQIEKGTANPSINTLKIISKSLDIPLFTFFVTQVETDQLIVRSDKRKKMIFPQNNNLSYELLSPNLNGTIEFALITLTTDSQSSNEIMSHEGEEVAYVITGKVNIHLNEEVIILNEGDSIKILPHMKHKWENPYDKDARVIFAITPPSF
- a CDS encoding recombinase family protein, which encodes MNDNVANKKAALYVRVSTSHQVDKDSLPFQRKELINYSKYLLGIDDYEVFQDAGYSGKNTDRPAFQDMMRRVRKKEFTHILVWKIDRVSRNLRDFTEMYDEVKKYGVTFISKNEQFDTSSAMGEAMLKIILVFAELERKLTGERVSSIMLSRAEKGLWNGAQCPLGYKWDDEKKFPIPDPDEAKVVQLIYDKYTEVKSAFKVSKVLNSDNVKTKRGGTWTSKTVVDIIRNPFYKGTYRYNYREAARGAIKDEKEWIIVDDNHEAIIPKEQWEHCNKIMNSNAARNTSSLRRNSHVHPFSGLLECKQCGRGFIASLDLARKDGYRPSIFRCQGKTRALGCEVGMISEITMGPFVINYISNFLKAQQTLTKKNNLKDFEKILLSGKTFKDVVGINTKDLESAYISILYTTDNILMNPPAKTKSKENISELEVLGKEKEKYERAIERLQNLYLFSEESMPEKDFLVQKHNLKSKIDDINNKIHSLHEQNNNHVAYNDISFLQKASHFMIQNELLNKKFIDYRNMSMVIDKQLIKDFMNTVIDKVIIDDRKVAGICFKNGLTHNFIYRD
- a CDS encoding helix-turn-helix domain-containing protein is translated as MIENLGNRLKYVRISLKLSQKKFATFLNIPLRTYQDYERGVTCPGPEIIVNIANKLGVSIDWLFGRELKYIYGTDADIIQLIKLNFE
- a CDS encoding DUF4041 domain-containing protein, which gives rise to MVFIILILLGVIFNLRKKIKKEEELRGSILQKENEVKSLNQIISEKTKHQNRITENIKEESKRKQEITKEIVEMLRSKDQYNAYQNLEKELTTFEVGLYNKEFDFELSEEYAIKIKEVVNDQKELIKNNEATKSNNVVYTDELKKSESNKYFNNVNKLVLRAFNNECDAAISKLNHKNFENSRKRINSSFEQINKLGQILGVTISTAYLKLKVLELKLNYEYYLKKEAEKEEQRRIREQMAEEAKVLKEIEKTQKEAQKEQDMYQKALEKAMLKLEKSSQDEQNKLNAEIQALQLKLKEAEEKMTRAKSMAEQTKSGHVYIISNIGSFGENIYKIGMTRRLVPEDRVKELSDASVPFTFDIHAMIHTDNAPSLENALHKEFEARRVNKVNSRKEFFNVSLEEIEEAVQKIHGDFTITKLAEAEEYRQTLEIGKQREVAMA
- a CDS encoding helix-turn-helix transcriptional regulator — translated: MFDKDIFKEVIERAIGNRTTTEYSNASGVNRTYISKYLNKRLDSPPSPDVLKKLADSAHNNITYEYLMKIAGYIDTTSQEDLQQSIGKNDSKNKSSNLQFGVRLRDLRKEMDWTQKELGKKIAISDRVIGYYENSDRFPDEETLKKIADVFDVTIDYLLGRTNNPTTVRVEGDKLPKELRDIGIEYLTIAKEMADKEIPPEDIKKIIDVLGNRK